A window of the Desulfobacula toluolica Tol2 genome harbors these coding sequences:
- a CDS encoding ABC transporter substrate-binding protein: MRHKKTIDQRGFVSCITLSGIILSGVVLLLIPGILGATQIKSRIITDMAGRTVLIKDPVEKIVTTFKPASLCMLSLGLAHKLVGIDTHSKQDRLQLSVFPDVAMLTGVGSKTMGINFETLVSLKPDLVILYSQKDGLALADRLIALGISSIVIMPETFDSIKKSLRVIALAAGELKKSRIIERQMDKTLDLLSQRLAGVPQNLKKTGYFASSKGIFSTTTGNMLQNEIFNAAGVENVSSHLTGYFQNISPEQLVKWNPDIIVLSQHMKKSENQRIFDKALQKVTAISQKNVYRCPSSIAPWDFPSPLSVLASLWIAQKIYPERFSDLEIEKKADEFHQAVFGKTLTQMGGTLSDTVNNETDYHVTDHNDTDN, encoded by the coding sequence ATGAGACATAAAAAAACAATAGATCAAAGAGGGTTTGTATCCTGTATTACTTTATCGGGTATTATTTTATCGGGGGTTGTACTGCTGCTTATCCCGGGCATTTTGGGGGCTACACAAATAAAGTCCCGCATCATAACAGATATGGCAGGACGAACAGTTTTGATTAAAGATCCGGTTGAGAAAATCGTCACCACGTTCAAGCCAGCAAGCCTTTGTATGCTTTCCCTGGGGCTTGCGCACAAGCTGGTCGGCATTGACACTCATTCCAAACAGGACCGCCTGCAACTATCTGTGTTTCCGGATGTGGCAATGCTTACCGGGGTGGGATCAAAAACCATGGGCATTAATTTTGAAACCCTGGTCTCTTTGAAACCCGACCTTGTGATTCTCTATTCGCAAAAAGACGGTCTTGCACTTGCCGACCGTTTGATTGCTTTGGGTATTTCTTCCATTGTGATCATGCCGGAAACATTTGACAGTATAAAGAAATCCCTGCGAGTAATTGCGCTGGCAGCAGGAGAGTTGAAAAAAAGCCGGATTATAGAAAGACAGATGGATAAAACTTTAGATTTGTTGTCACAGCGGCTGGCAGGAGTGCCACAAAATCTGAAAAAGACAGGATATTTTGCCTCATCCAAGGGAATTTTCAGTACGACCACCGGTAATATGCTTCAGAATGAAATTTTTAACGCAGCCGGTGTTGAAAATGTTTCCAGCCACTTAACCGGATATTTCCAGAATATTTCTCCGGAGCAACTGGTGAAATGGAACCCGGATATCATAGTTTTGTCCCAGCACATGAAAAAGAGCGAGAATCAACGAATTTTTGATAAAGCCCTGCAGAAAGTAACAGCCATATCTCAAAAAAATGTTTACAGGTGCCCGTCAAGTATTGCCCCGTGGGATTTTCCTTCTCCATTGTCGGTGCTGGCAAGCCTCTGGATTGCTCAAAAAATTTATCCTGAAAGGTTTTCAGACCTTGAGATTGAAAAAAAAGCAGATGAATTTCACCAGGCTGTTTTTGGAAAAACATTAACACAAATGGGCGGCACCCTCAGTGATACTGTTAATAATGAAACAGATTATCACGTCACAGATCATAACGACACAGACAATTAA
- a CDS encoding FecCD family ABC transporter permease, whose product MKTFSSSRQVIYLLIFVLTAAFAVSAISGRVTIKICDLTAIFSNLYNGRDSVGDLIPKELVFLWIRLPRCIMAVLVGSSLAVSGAVYQALFRNPLVSPDILGVSAGCTFGAALGLILPFDSFSLVHILSFGFGILAVSMSVGLAKVISIKPMIVLVLAGMVVLSFFNALLMAIKYFSDPYDELPSIVFWVMGSLSRVTWDTILVMAPFTLAGLILFIVLSFRLNILSLGDVQAKSLGMNPSFFRIILITASSFMVAVSVATCGQISWIGLVIPHMARSFVGPEHEKMIPVTALMGGLFLLIADSAARSVSSAEIPVGILTALTGAPIFGYFMFKNRSTGWL is encoded by the coding sequence ATGAAAACTTTTTCTTCATCCAGGCAAGTGATTTATCTGCTGATTTTTGTTTTAACGGCTGCATTTGCCGTATCCGCTATATCGGGCAGGGTGACAATCAAAATTTGCGATCTGACGGCTATTTTTTCAAACCTGTATAATGGCAGGGATTCGGTGGGAGATCTGATTCCAAAGGAACTTGTTTTTTTATGGATACGCTTGCCCAGATGCATTATGGCTGTTCTGGTGGGTTCAAGTCTTGCCGTATCGGGAGCTGTTTACCAGGCGTTGTTCAGAAATCCGCTGGTGTCACCGGATATTCTGGGGGTGTCGGCAGGATGCACCTTTGGTGCGGCCCTGGGGCTTATTCTTCCTTTTGACTCTTTTTCTCTTGTCCATATTCTGTCTTTTGGATTCGGGATTCTTGCGGTTTCCATGAGTGTGGGACTTGCAAAGGTGATTTCCATTAAACCAATGATTGTCCTGGTGCTGGCAGGTATGGTTGTGCTGTCTTTTTTTAATGCCCTGCTCATGGCGATCAAATATTTTTCAGATCCCTATGACGAGCTTCCCAGCATTGTTTTCTGGGTCATGGGCAGTTTAAGCCGGGTGACCTGGGATACTATTCTGGTGATGGCACCTTTTACCCTGGCAGGATTGATCTTGTTCATTGTGCTGAGTTTCAGGCTTAATATTCTTTCCCTGGGGGATGTTCAGGCAAAATCCCTGGGTATGAACCCGTCTTTTTTCAGGATTATCCTGATTACGGCAAGTTCATTCATGGTGGCTGTTTCCGTTGCAACCTGCGGGCAGATATCATGGATAGGGCTTGTGATCCCCCATATGGCAAGATCTTTTGTGGGGCCGGAGCATGAAAAGATGATTCCAGTGACAGCGCTTATGGGAGGTTTGTTTCTTTTGATTGCGGATTCTGCCGCAAGAAGTGTCTCTTCTGCTGAAATTCCAGTGGGGATTCTTACCGCCCTGACAGGAGCCCCGATTTTCGGTTATTTTATGTTTAAGAACCGGAGTACCGGATGGCTGTAA
- a CDS encoding ABC transporter ATP-binding protein, which produces MAVTLECCSLGFDYGDKKILKDICFQVQSGTFCAVLGRNGSGKTTLIHCLNRILTKISGRILVHGRPLMSLAQNEIAQLISLVPQEHIDVFPYKVIDVVVMGRAPFLKIAAKPDETDYQIAANALRELNAQGLAHKNFNRISGGERQITLLARALAQTTKIMLLDEPTNHLDFNNQYHLLSSIKQLCRSKGISIVASMHDPNMATLFADDVIMLKNGEIMVQGDKNLVMTTKNISELYGTNTSEIRLNAQQKIFLPSHILEDQENG; this is translated from the coding sequence ATGGCTGTAACATTAGAATGCTGCAGCCTCGGTTTTGATTACGGGGATAAAAAGATTTTGAAAGACATTTGCTTTCAGGTGCAATCGGGCACTTTCTGTGCCGTTCTGGGCAGAAACGGTTCCGGCAAAACCACTTTGATTCATTGCCTGAACAGGATACTGACAAAAATTTCAGGCCGGATACTGGTTCATGGAAGACCGTTGATGTCCCTTGCCCAGAACGAGATCGCACAATTGATCAGTCTGGTGCCCCAGGAGCATATTGATGTTTTTCCCTATAAGGTGATTGATGTGGTGGTAATGGGAAGGGCACCTTTTTTAAAGATTGCGGCCAAGCCGGATGAGACAGATTATCAGATTGCCGCAAATGCCCTGAGGGAATTAAACGCCCAGGGGCTGGCCCATAAAAATTTCAACCGGATATCCGGCGGGGAACGTCAGATTACCCTGCTTGCCCGTGCCCTTGCCCAGACAACAAAGATCATGCTGTTAGATGAGCCAACAAATCACCTTGATTTTAATAACCAGTATCATCTGCTGTCATCCATCAAACAGCTTTGCCGTTCAAAAGGTATCAGTATTGTGGCTTCCATGCATGATCCCAATATGGCAACTTTGTTTGCCGATGATGTGATCATGTTGAAAAACGGTGAAATCATGGTCCAGGGAGATAAAAATTTGGTGATGACAACAAAAAATATTTCAGAACTTTATGGCACAAATACATCTGAGATCCGGCTGAATGCTCAACAAAAAATATTTCTTCCAAGCCATATATTAGAGGATCAGGAAAATGGTTAA
- a CDS encoding CRISPR-associated helicase/endonuclease Cas3, which produces MDVCDHIKAKGAPEFTTLYAHLCQVKSAIKVFAGYLNFDVETAKLGAVFHDIGKASPIFQERLVSKYKTGQSTFRHEIASCFFLSLVEKTYHPQLIEMIIAHHKSIENDKGLKGILDLEENEDDIFEFHIEHWDVWKLDALKILAGFGINSRDIGYDEAKENYFKVLEYCENTIMNNGYSEWRGLLMSADHFASALSSAAPDYLPHTFKKPILEFYNRTSQLYPLSLKKASSNRPHTMVVACTGAGKTDYLFRRCRGRVFYTLPFQASINAMFKRVKTDLIKLNPNLDIRVLHSSSKISSGAESHEDMLLQRLVGSSVKVLTPYQLASIIFATRGFESMIEDLKGCDVILDEIHTYDNVSKSIVLKIVEVLNHIGCRIHIGTATMSSSLYNEIIDLLGRDFVSEISLDSIELEKFDRHILHKIGSWDDAHAVIKEAIKKNNKILLVCNRVDSAQEMFEIVKEAFSDIPLLLIHSRFKRGDRRDKEASLLGLDSQGNTTFEFNTSSNACIVVSTQVVEVSLDISFDLMITETAPIDSLIQRFGRINRKRTPATIGTYKPVYVIAPPEDEKAARPYELEILRKSYAVLDHDQVLHESDYQEKINCVYPDLSYTSIENHTAYKGNGRWNVPMLTHRDRSILLELLEVDSVNCIVDSDCQAYEQAGFEDQMMLEIPVRYYAVKNYFQLNFGSNPFVIPDSGYSRETGLDLAKANDRKADLNFL; this is translated from the coding sequence ATGGATGTCTGTGATCACATAAAAGCCAAGGGCGCTCCTGAGTTCACGACTTTATATGCTCATCTTTGTCAGGTTAAATCCGCCATTAAAGTGTTTGCCGGTTATTTGAATTTTGACGTTGAAACTGCAAAACTGGGGGCGGTTTTTCATGATATCGGAAAAGCAAGTCCGATTTTTCAAGAACGGCTTGTATCTAAATATAAAACCGGGCAATCAACATTCCGTCATGAAATTGCGTCCTGTTTTTTTCTCTCGCTGGTTGAAAAAACATATCATCCCCAACTCATTGAAATGATCATCGCCCATCATAAGTCTATTGAAAATGACAAAGGGTTAAAAGGCATTCTTGATCTTGAAGAAAATGAAGATGATATTTTTGAGTTTCATATTGAACACTGGGATGTTTGGAAGCTTGATGCCTTAAAGATTCTCGCAGGTTTTGGAATTAATTCCAGGGACATTGGCTATGACGAAGCAAAGGAAAATTATTTCAAGGTTCTGGAATATTGTGAAAATACAATTATGAATAACGGCTATTCAGAATGGCGCGGTCTTCTGATGTCGGCTGATCATTTTGCATCGGCTTTATCTTCTGCCGCACCCGATTATCTGCCTCATACATTTAAAAAACCCATACTGGAATTTTACAACAGAACGTCCCAACTTTATCCCTTATCCTTAAAAAAAGCCTCATCCAATCGACCCCATACCATGGTGGTGGCGTGTACTGGTGCGGGGAAAACCGATTATCTTTTTCGCCGTTGCAGGGGCAGGGTTTTTTATACATTGCCGTTTCAAGCCTCCATCAACGCCATGTTCAAAAGGGTGAAAACAGATTTGATTAAATTGAATCCCAATCTGGATATCCGGGTTCTTCATTCATCTTCCAAAATTTCATCAGGTGCTGAATCCCATGAAGATATGCTTCTTCAAAGGCTTGTGGGGTCGAGCGTAAAGGTGCTTACCCCTTATCAACTGGCGTCAATTATTTTTGCCACCAGGGGATTTGAGTCCATGATTGAAGATTTAAAAGGATGTGATGTTATTCTGGATGAAATTCATACCTATGACAATGTTTCAAAATCAATCGTATTAAAAATAGTTGAGGTGTTGAACCATATTGGCTGCCGGATTCATATCGGCACCGCCACAATGTCCTCTTCCCTGTATAATGAAATTATTGATTTGCTGGGCAGGGATTTTGTGTCTGAAATTTCGCTGGATTCCATTGAACTTGAAAAATTCGACCGCCATATCCTGCATAAGATCGGCTCTTGGGATGATGCCCATGCCGTTATCAAGGAGGCCATCAAGAAAAATAATAAAATTTTGCTTGTTTGTAACCGTGTGGATTCAGCCCAGGAGATGTTTGAAATTGTAAAAGAGGCATTCTCTGACATTCCTTTGCTTCTTATTCACAGCCGGTTTAAACGGGGAGACCGGCGGGATAAGGAAGCCAGTCTATTGGGATTGGACAGCCAGGGAAATACTACCTTTGAATTCAATACCTCTTCAAACGCCTGCATTGTTGTTTCCACCCAGGTGGTTGAGGTCAGTCTGGATATCAGTTTTGATCTGATGATAACCGAAACAGCCCCCATTGATTCCTTGATCCAAAGATTTGGCAGGATTAATAGAAAACGGACACCCGCCACCATCGGCACATATAAACCTGTTTATGTCATAGCTCCGCCAGAGGATGAAAAAGCAGCCCGGCCATATGAGCTTGAAATTTTAAGGAAAAGTTATGCTGTACTGGATCATGATCAAGTTCTACATGAATCGGATTATCAGGAAAAAATCAATTGTGTTTATCCTGATTTGTCTTATACCAGCATTGAAAATCACACTGCCTATAAAGGAAACGGCAGATGGAATGTACCAATGCTCACCCACCGGGATCGGTCCATACTACTTGAACTTCTTGAGGTGGACAGCGTGAACTGTATTGTTGATTCGGATTGCCAAGCCTATGAACAAGCAGGTTTTGAAGACCAGATGATGCTGGAAATTCCAGTGCGATATTATGCAGTAAAAAATTATTTTCAACTCAATTTCGGCAGCAATCCTTTTGTTATCCCGGACTCGGGATACAGCCGGGAAACTGGGTTGGATCTGGCTAAAGCAAACGATAGAAAAGCGGACTTAAATTTTTTATAG